The sequence TTGATGAATGGTCGACGAATGCCACTTCAATGGATCATTAACGTGCCCAAGCACGATATCAACCTGACTACGCGTATTATACGTAGGGATATGTGGCTTCCATTTGTCATACCATATTGGGAAGGGCCGATTAAGGCGAGCGGGAGCCATGAAGCGACCGGCTTTATGCAGTTAACCGGCTACTAAAAAACACCTAAGGCTATCATTTGATAGCCTTTTTTTGTGCCATTCACTTTACTCTGCATGTAGTGAATTCTGCATACAGGTTCGCTGATCTCATCTATACTTGATTTATGGTGCATAACAACTTTATGGAATATACGACATATTGTTTAGTATTTGTAGGAAAAACCGAAGTTAAACATCCAAAGAAGTGATTATCTATCGATAAAGCTTGGATATAAACTCGTGGTTATTCTTTGTTATTCGTTTATTTAAATAATAAATATAAGGGCGAAATCATGACCGACGTCATCCGTGACTTCTTTAAAATGGAATCTGCTGGCGGCATCATCCTAGTAATCGCTGCGGCGATCGCAATGTTTGTAGCAAACTCACCACTGAACGAAATGTACCAAGGTGTACTTCATAGTTACGTTCTTGGTATGTCTGTGTCTCACTGGATTAACGATGGCTTAATGGCTGTCTTCTTCCTTCTAATCGGCTTAGAAGTTAAGCGTGAACTTTTAGAAGGCGCATTAAAGTCTAAAGAGACTGCAATCTTCCCAGCTATCGCAGCTGTGGGTGGTATGCTAGCTCCTGCACTAATTTACGTGCTATTTAACTCAAGTAATCCTGAAGCGCTTCAAGGTTGGGCTATCCCGGCAGCAACAGATATCGCATTCGCATTGGGTATCATGGCACTTCTAGGCAACCGTGTACCAGTAAGCTTGAAAGTGTTCCTACTAGCTCTAGCAATTATCGATGACCTAGGTGTTGTTGTTATCATTGCTCTGTTCTATTCAGGTGACCTATCTACGCTTGCACTAACGGTTGGCTTTATCGCGACTGGTGTCTTATTCATGCTAAACAACAAGCATGTCACCAAGCTAAGTGTTTACCTCATTGTTGGTGCCATTCTGTGGTTCGCAGTATTGAAGTCTGGTGTTCACGCAACGCTAGCAGGTGTAGTAATTGGTTTTGCTATCCCACTGAAAGGTAATAAAGGGGAACATTCTCCGCTGAAACACCTAGAGCATGCTCTGCACCCATACGTCGCTTTTGCAATCTTGCCTATATTTGCATTTGCAAACGCTGGTATCTCGCTAGAAGGCATCTCAATTTCAAACCTAACAGGCATGCTACCGCTTGGTATTGCTATGGGTCTATTGGTTGGTAAGCCTCTGGGTATCTTCCTATTCAGCTGGGGTGCTGTGAAAACAGGTGTAGCTAAACTTCCTGAAGGTGTGAACTTCATGAACATCTTCGCAGTGTCTGTGCTGTGTGGTATTGGCTTTACAATGTCTATCTTCATCTCTTCATTGGCATTTGGTCCAACGAACGCAGATTTTGATACGCTCGCTCGACTAGGTATCCTGATGGGATCAACGACAGCAGCAATCCTGGGTTACTTCCTGCTAAGTATTTCTTTACCGAAAACTAAGCACCAAGAAGTAAAACTATAATCGGTAGTAGGCTCGCTAAATTAAATAGGGAGCCTACTCACGGAGTAACAAGCTAGTTCCCGAGTAGCAAGAAACGTCACAGATTCATCCCCTCGATTCATGTGACGACAAAGAACAAAAAAGCCGTGATGGGCGACCCTATCACGGCTTTATTGATCTTACGGCTTTCAGGTTAGTGGATGAACTTCAATTCTTCCAGCTATGCGTGATGAGACTAGGTTATTGTGAATACTACCCTCATTAGTACGGTGACGATGTCACGTTACTTTTTAAGCGTGGTAAATATGGTCCACTCTTCGACAATTTGTTCGCTCAGCCCGACAACAGTAGCTGTTACTCGACGGTTTAGTGCATGAGAAGTCGCATCATCGCCCTCGCTCTCTAATCGCTCTTCACCATAACCGACAAC is a genomic window of Vibrio sp. ED004 containing:
- the nhaA gene encoding Na+/H+ antiporter NhaA, encoding MTDVIRDFFKMESAGGIILVIAAAIAMFVANSPLNEMYQGVLHSYVLGMSVSHWINDGLMAVFFLLIGLEVKRELLEGALKSKETAIFPAIAAVGGMLAPALIYVLFNSSNPEALQGWAIPAATDIAFALGIMALLGNRVPVSLKVFLLALAIIDDLGVVVIIALFYSGDLSTLALTVGFIATGVLFMLNNKHVTKLSVYLIVGAILWFAVLKSGVHATLAGVVIGFAIPLKGNKGEHSPLKHLEHALHPYVAFAILPIFAFANAGISLEGISISNLTGMLPLGIAMGLLVGKPLGIFLFSWGAVKTGVAKLPEGVNFMNIFAVSVLCGIGFTMSIFISSLAFGPTNADFDTLARLGILMGSTTAAILGYFLLSISLPKTKHQEVKL